The following proteins are co-located in the Apium graveolens cultivar Ventura chromosome 5, ASM990537v1, whole genome shotgun sequence genome:
- the LOC141660317 gene encoding uncharacterized protein LOC141660317, protein MSIVGEPSKRSTSEMMLEFGDPDLEGLKFPQDDPLVIAPIIGNFLVMRVLVENGASVDILFHDTFLRMSYNDSKLTPFDALIYKFNQVECQGEGAIQLSVPIGEEPGEATEMLNFRVVKAASTYNAVMGRTGIHTLKVVPSTYHMVLKFPTKNGVGEAKGDKKMSRSCYVAALRPDRIGGKIDTLIDATDGHEMLSFMDGFSGYNHIKMHKYDTPKVSFITNFGVFCYLIMDFGLKNVGATYQRLVIKIFARLIEKTMKVYVDDMLVKSLSKADHINHLREAFEVLRHHKMMLNPIKCAFGVGSGKFLGHMASVK, encoded by the exons ATGAGCATAGTCGGGGAACCGTCTAAGCGTTCTACGTCGGAGATGATGCTTGAGTTCGGTGACccagaccttgaaggtttgaaatttcctcaggACGATCCTCTTGTTATCGCCCCGATAATTGGAAATTTTCTTGTTATGAGAGTCCTAGTGGAAAATGGAGCTTCCGTGGATATTCTCTTTCATGACACGTTCCTAAGGATGAGCTATAATGATTCCAAACTGACTCCATTTGACGCACTCATCTACAAGTTTAACCAAGTAGAATGCCAAGGCGAAGGAGCAATACAACTTTCCGTACCTATTGGGGAAGAGCCCGGGGAGGCCACGGAGATGTTGAACTTTCGGGTTGTTAAGGCAGCCTCTACTTATAATGCCGTCATGGGTAGAACAGGAATCCATACGTTGAAGGTCGTACCCTCAACCTACCACATGGTACTTAAGTTCCCGACTAAGAACGGTGTTGGAGAGGCAAAAGGAGATAAGAAAATGTCCCGCAGTTGCTATGTTGCAGCACTTAGGCCCGATAGGATTGGGGGGAAG attgataccctgatcgatGCCACTGATGGGcacgagatgctgagtttcatggatgggttcAGCGGTTACAATCATATTAAGATGCACAAATATGACACCCccaaggtatctttcataactAATTTTGGTGTCTTTTGTTATCTTATTATGGATTTTGGACTTAAGAATGTAGGAGCTACTTATCAAAGGTTGGTAATTAAGATATTTGCCCGTCTAATTGAGAAGACCATGaaggtctatgttgatgacatgttagtcaaaagcctaAGCAAGGCCGATCACATTAATCACCTCAGAGAGGCATTTGAAGTGTTGAgacaccacaagatgatgttaaaccccaTCAAGTGTGCTTTTGGTGTTGGGTCTGGAAAATTTCTGGGTCAtatg gcatcagttaaataa